The region TAAGAATCAAATAGCATACAAGATTTTTGAATCCTGTCAAAACATAGAAGAAGTTCAGAAAAATCTTGAACTCTCAACTTCTGCTTTAAAAACCGCTGAAGAAGGTAAAAGGCTTGTTTTAAAGAGATGGGAAAACTCTTTATCACCTATGGTTGACCTGCTTGATGCTCAGATTAATCTTGATAAAGCAAGAGCGGATGTGGTTAAAACTACTAACGATTATAAAGTTGCATTACTGAGTCTTAGTTTTGAAAGCGGTATTTTGTTCAAAGACTTGGGGATTGAGTAGAAAGGAAAACAATTATGAAAAAAATAATACTTTCATTGATAATATTGTCTGCATTAACAGCAGGTTGTACGTCTAAAAAGGAACAAGCCTCAGATAAACCTCAAATTTCAGGCATTGAAGTCAAAGCCATAAATAAAACAGCTGTTGATGATTTTTATGAAACTTCTGCAACTGTCAAATCTAAGATTTCAAGTGTTGTTTCAAGCATGATAATGGGGCGGGTGACTTCTTTAAGAGTGAAGGAGGGCGATAAGGTAAGAGCAGGGCAGCTTTTATTAACTATAGACAGCAGAGATACCGTTCAAAAAGCTATTGGTGCTCAGGCAGGAGTTAATGAAGCATTGAAAGGAACAGAAGAAGCTGACCAAAACAGAAAACTAACAAATAAAACCTATCAGCGATATGAAAATTTATATAAAGAAAATGTCCTCACCAAACAGGAATTTGACCAGATTTCCACCCAAAAACAAGTTGCTGATTTGGAATACCAAAAGGCAATGCAGGGAGTAAAAAGAGCTAAAGCAGGTCTGGGAGAAGTCGGCGTTTATCAGAGTTATTCAAGAGTAACTGCACCTGTGTCGGGCATAGTTGTTGAGAAAAATATTGATTTAGGAAGTATGGCAGTTTCGGGACAGCCTCTATTAACTATCGAAACCACTTCAAACCTTGAACTTGTTGCAGATATTAACGAAAGTATGATTGATAAAATCAAAATCGGCACACCTGTTTATCTTGAATCAGATGGCAAAGAAATTAAAAGTAAAATAACTTCTGTAATTCCTAAAATAGACCCGATGACAAGAACTTTCAAGGTTAAAATTGCTTTTTTAGGTTTAAATTCAGGCGGTTACGTCAAAGTTAAAATACCCACCGCTAAAAAAGAAGCTATAGCTGTTCCTCAAAATTCAGTTGTCCAAAAAGGACAATTGACAGGAGTTTATACGGTTGATGAGAAAAATATAATTTCTTACAGACTGATAAGAACAGGAAAAACTTTTGGCAATAATGTTGAAGTGCTTTCAGGTTTAAACAATGGCGATAA is a window of bacterium DNA encoding:
- a CDS encoding efflux RND transporter periplasmic adaptor subunit → MKKIILSLIILSALTAGCTSKKEQASDKPQISGIEVKAINKTAVDDFYETSATVKSKISSVVSSMIMGRVTSLRVKEGDKVRAGQLLLTIDSRDTVQKAIGAQAGVNEALKGTEEADQNRKLTNKTYQRYENLYKENVLTKQEFDQISTQKQVADLEYQKAMQGVKRAKAGLGEVGVYQSYSRVTAPVSGIVVEKNIDLGSMAVSGQPLLTIETTSNLELVADINESMIDKIKIGTPVYLESDGKEIKSKITSVIPKIDPMTRTFKVKIAFLGLNSGGYVKVKIPTAKKEAIAVPQNSVVQKGQLTGVYTVDEKNIISYRLIRTGKTFGNNVEVLSGLNNGDKVITKGVDKAVDGGEVK